The following is a genomic window from Pseudomonadota bacterium.
CTCCGCTAGCGGTTCTTCTATCGGGCGTGCTGCGCCGGTATGAGTGCAAGAAAACACAATTGAATGCACTCGGTCGGGATATTTACCTACAAAAGCACCGCCAACAATTCCTCCCATTGAATGACCTACAATCCGCGCCTTTTCTATAGCTAATGCATCGAGCAAGGCTGCAAGTCCTGCTGCATAGACCTCTACTCTGCCCTCCCTCGGCATTGATTTTCCGTAACTTGGAGCATCCCAAGCTATAACTCGATACCGTGATGAAAAAAAAGGAAATTGATAGCCCCAGATACCTGAATGAATGTTTATTCCATGCAGAAAAATTATAGCCTCTCCGCAACCTGCCTCGCGGTAGCTAATGGTGCCGCTTGGCATTTTTTTTATTGCAAGTTCGGGGACACTAAATTCGCTCATTCTAGACATTTCCTTTGTTTTGTGAAATTTCAATCCGACGGTGACGAAGTTTGCGAGTTTAAGAAACGAGCGGAGATAGTATTTTTCTACATTGGGAAGTATCTTTTGGAGATTACCATCATTTTTTGTAGCGTGTACGGACCGTAATATAGATCTTGTAAAAATCAGTCTTTAACTGAAACCCACTTCTCCCATGAAAGGTCATCGATGAGCAAATCTGTTATCGCAGCTCCACCGATCCCATCCAAAGAAAGTATAACCTCTCCTCTTTTGTTAACAACTGCCTGTTCTAACTCCCGTGCGTACTTTTGAGGAATATAAAATCTATCCAGACCTGTTTGAAAACGACCATTTTTACAAACTCCTTTTAAATATTTCCGGCACTCTGATGGCTGTGGTCGTGCACCCAAAATCTTTTTCGGAGCAAAACAAATATAAGTCTTTTTTTCATGCTGGTTTTTAGAACCGGTACAGAG
Proteins encoded in this region:
- a CDS encoding alpha/beta hydrolase yields the protein MSEFSVPELAIKKMPSGTISYREAGCGEAIIFLHGINIHSGIWGYQFPFFSSRYRVIAWDAPSYGKSMPREGRVEVYAAGLAALLDALAIEKARIVGHSMGGIVGGAFVGKYPDRVHSIVFSCTHTGAARPIEEPLAERYQIRIKERAKATPMEYGRMQAEKMTTDCASVELKNKIASVVSQTSAEFFPVNAAMCQHADNRSWLSRCKTPALILHGGADRLGPSEGHKRLLATMPTAEKLVFPELGHSPYLEDPESYNSALDSFFKNN
- a CDS encoding GDYXXLXY domain-containing protein, translated to MSGKYRFGAALMFPILCLAGFVLWNVWVATQGQKLTLPIRGFDPRDLLAGHYLAYRIDYGFESLCTGSKNQHEKKTYICFAPKKILGARPQPSECRKYLKGVCKNGRFQTGLDRFYIPQKYARELEQAVVNKRGEVILSLDGIGGAAITDLLIDDLSWEKWVSVKD